In one Candidatus Methylacidiphilales bacterium genomic region, the following are encoded:
- the msrA gene encoding peptide-methionine (S)-S-oxide reductase MsrA, protein MNRRSTLATLALTLSFSVFMNTPIPASTPAPSSTSPSPTPAQAQAVIGGGCFWCVEAVYERVPGILSAESGYAGGTSVNPTYEEVSSGHGGHAEVVRLTYDPAKISYRKILDLFWEAHDPTTLNRQGADSGPQYRSIILFGNEAEQKEAEASKAAAQAKFKSPIVTEIVPLKTYYPAEKYHQDYYSNVGMRNPYNMVVIAPKLDKLEKKGLIPQKKP, encoded by the coding sequence ATGAACCGTCGCTCAACCCTGGCCACCCTTGCCCTGACACTCAGCTTCTCCGTTTTTATGAACACCCCCATCCCAGCCTCCACCCCAGCCCCTTCCTCAACCAGTCCATCCCCCACCCCGGCCCAAGCCCAAGCCGTCATCGGCGGCGGTTGCTTCTGGTGCGTCGAAGCCGTCTATGAGCGCGTGCCCGGCATCCTCTCCGCCGAATCCGGCTATGCCGGTGGCACCTCGGTGAATCCCACCTACGAGGAAGTCAGTTCCGGACACGGCGGCCATGCCGAAGTGGTGCGCCTGACCTACGACCCGGCCAAGATCAGCTATCGCAAGATCCTGGATCTCTTTTGGGAAGCCCACGACCCCACCACCTTGAACCGCCAAGGCGCCGATTCCGGCCCCCAATACCGTTCCATCATCCTCTTCGGCAACGAGGCCGAGCAAAAAGAAGCCGAAGCCTCCAAGGCGGCCGCGCAGGCCAAATTCAAGTCGCCCATCGTGACCGAGATCGTCCCGCTCAAAACCTACTACCCTGCGGAAAAATACCACCAGGACTACTACTCCAACGTGGGGATGCGGAACCCCTACAACATGGTCGTCATCGCCCCCAAGCTGGACAAACTGGAAAAGAAGGGCCTCATCCCGCAGAAGAAGCCCTGA
- a CDS encoding LysM peptidoglycan-binding domain-containing protein has protein sequence MKSTMRACLYPGLFIVLAACSGPGATHQTSTPPPPVPASTGSSQPVIYDSPGGSSAQPDKLPLPAANTSSPTPSTAPASAAPSSVISYTVLPGDSLWKIANKHQTRVALIREANQLKDDIIRPGQVLQVPIP, from the coding sequence ATGAAATCGACAATGCGCGCGTGCCTTTATCCCGGTCTTTTCATCGTCTTGGCCGCCTGTTCCGGCCCCGGGGCGACCCACCAGACCAGCACCCCGCCGCCGCCCGTGCCTGCATCCACCGGATCGTCCCAGCCGGTGATTTATGACTCGCCCGGCGGCAGTTCCGCGCAGCCCGACAAGCTGCCCCTGCCCGCCGCCAACACATCTTCACCCACACCTTCGACTGCCCCAGCTTCAGCGGCCCCTTCGTCCGTCATTTCCTACACCGTGCTGCCGGGGGATTCCCTCTGGAAAATCGCCAACAAGCACCAGACCCGGGTCGCGCTCATCCGCGAAGCCAATCAATTGAAGGATGACATCATCCGCCCCGGCCAGGTCTTGCAGGTTCCCATTCCTTGA